The genomic DNA CCCTCACCGGGTCGCGTGCCCCGTGAACTTAATCGTTGGCAGCAACAAATGACGCGTCGACGAGTTGCCACCGCTGCTGTACTTGCATTTCTTGTGATCGCGATCTACCCATTTGCGCGTGACTGGCAGATCCGACAGCAGTGGTTCCAGATACAGTCACAGCAACTCTCAGCAATTGACAAATTGCGCGATTACCCGCCGAATGCCGCTAACCCAAATGCCTGGGACAACGTGATTACCACCACATATAATGTCTGGGGAAATGTCACGTACCATCCAAGCTATTCCAACATCAGCAACGCGGAGATGCGAAGCCTCAAACAGAAACTTGACGAAGTCGTTGCAAACACAAGTCGCAAAAACAGCCCGGCCAGCGTCGATCAGGTCTATGGGCTGTTGCTCAGTCTTGACTTCAAGACAGAGTTCGTGGCTGGCTACCATGACGAATTCAAGCAGTATCTCGAAGGCCTCGAACATCGCATCGAGGTTAACTAACAACTGTGAGAGCCGGAGCGGCGCATCCGGCGAACTTTAAAATCATCGCGTAACGTCGCCGCCTGGTTAAGCTGGTCCGTTATGCGGGGGCAGAATTGGGGAGGGGCTCTCCTCCGGTGACTCACTGGGGTGCTCTGACACGCGTCGAAATCTTTGTGGCCGAACTGATTTTCTGTTGGCGTCAAGCTTCAGGCTGATTTTGGCATTCTGGGCAGACTCCACTCAGAATGAATTCGCTGAGGGACCAGCCGCTTACCAGTTGTGCAAGCTTTTCAAGCAGTTCCGGTTGAAGGCAAATCACTTCGCCGCAGCTGGTACAGATCGCGTGGGGGTGGTGCGTTGGTTGGAGCTTTCCGTCGGGGTCGCGGTCGTGCAACTCGAATCGCCAGATGCGATCACCTGTATCGATTCGGACTACTAAACCAGCTTCGATCAGGTCGGTCAGCCCCCGGAAAATTGTGGAGGTGTCGAAGCCGTGAGGGGCCAGTAGTTCACAGATTTCGGCTTGTGACTTCAGGGAGGTTTGTTCCGCGAGGCACTGGAGCAGGTTGGTCCTCGCGACCGTTTTTCGAAGACCCATTTTCTTAAGCAGACTGTGGGCTTCGACACGTGAGAGTTGCGAATGTTTATTCCTCATTCGCTGCTCGACTGTTTTTTGAAATCTGGGGTGATGCTGATCTGTTGTTCTTGATCGAATGCTCATCGTTCATTCGAGAATGCTGAGGCCAGGCGTAATTGTGTTCGTCCAATCTTTGCGACGAGTTTGCGAACTTCTTCAGGCTCGTTGTCCTCCACTTCGTGCTCTAAGAGTTCCAATTGTTCTCGGAAGATCCGGGCTTTGATACGGTGGTAGTCGCTGAGTTTCCCGTCGCGCAGAAACGTCCCGACTTCCAACTTACGACTCCAGTCATCACAGATTTCCATCCAGTATTTGGAATGCGTTTCGTCTCCAGAAAGTGCCGATCCCAGTGCTTCCGCTTTGGCGATTCTCATTTCTTCGAGAACATCTTCAGGAGGAGGGTAATAGGCATAGCAGCCAACAATACTTGTGGCGATCAGGCCGACAAGTGCCAGTCCTCCTAAGACCGAACCGGGCACGACGATGTCAAATTTTGATTTCTCTACGACTTCTGGTTGACTCTCCAGCCATGTCTCGATTCGATGCTGACGATCCAGCGTGTTCAGTAGAATTCCCACCAACACAATGCAGCCTAACATCAGGCTGGCGTAAAGCTCGAAGGGTGGAGTGTCTCGCTGGAGTTTCATAATCACTGCGTTGGCGACATTAGGAATTGCACCTTTGAAGGGTCGGCAATAGATGTCGAAGGCGTGCGAGTGGTCAGCTGCGTCGATGCCATGCGGATACAAAGGACGATCCACTCCGTATGCCAAGCCGAGAACCACCACCAATAGCAGGCCGAACCAAACTCCCGACTTCTTCCAGCCGTATTGTCGAATCATCCAGAACACTAGTCCCAGATTCATTCCCGCTCCCAGTACCAAGAGAACGAAGGCTGCTCCGGGGGAATTGGCATGTTGAAACATCATGCCCAGCTGACTCATCGCCAACAGCGGTGTTGCGTAAACCGGGACTGCAACGGCTGTCATTGTGAGTGGTGCGATCGGGTTGTCACCGTTCATTGAATTTTGCAGGCCACCTGCAGGAATGATCACTCCCAATGAGGAAACACCTATCAGGCCGATGAAAATATAAAGAGCGGAGAGACCCGCAGCTTCACGGGCTGCGGAAACTCCGATGGCAAGCATCCTTTTAATTCCATAGCCTACTTCTGCTGTCGGTGGGGCTGAAGCACTGCTGTCGGGAAACATGCGATCCCAGATCAGACCGACGCCTGTCACGACGATGAGTGAGCAAAATGCAAAAGTGACGATTGCCATCGGTTCTGACAACGTTAATCCATACAGCACAGACAACGGGTTGAACAGTGGAGCGGCCATGGCGAAGGCGAGAATCGTCCCCCCTTTGAGCCCGATGCGGCGCATTTCACGAATGACCGGGATCACTCCCAGAGAACAGACCGGCAGCAACATCCCGATCAGCCATGCTTGAAACAGCGAACGTTTCGAATTGCCTCCAAACAGACGCGTTGTCATGTCGCGTCCCATGAGGCGATGAAACACTCCCGCAATGACGAGGCCCGCTAAAATGAACGGGGATGCATTCATGAGCGATTGCAGGAATCGTAGCACAAAGCCACCGATCAAGGTTTCAGTCATTGTTCGATTCCTCAGCGGGAAGTTCGGAGGGATTCTGTTTTATTGAGAATGCGTTATGGATGTCGTTCGAAGCAGGGACCAGGTCGGTCAGGGATGCCACGTGCTGATTCCATTGCTTTTCGCCACCAGAATCAGAAGCCGCATCCATTTGTGATTTCAGTTGCTTCGCAATCGCCTGGACTTGTTCCCACTGCGGACGTTTCAGGTCACTGTCTGCAGCCAGTTCTGGCAGCCAGTTCACAATGTCTTGAAGTTCAGCGACTTCCTCGCTTCCAAGCTCATTCGCAAAGAAATGTTTTCCTCGCTGCGAGAGTTGGTCAACACCGTCACCGTAGTTAGCCGGCTTGTGTGCTGGAATAATATGTTCAAGGTGGTGATCTTCCTCCTCCTCAACTGAACAGCCAGAAAAGCTCAGCAGCAGGGCTGAGAGCATGCAGAAGACGTTTACCTGATCAGGGTATCTCCATCTTTTCGAGAGTGTGTTCTTCATCGTTTCTTTCTCCGAGGACTACTGTTGGCAAGTAGCCTGCGGTTATCAAAATGAGCTATTATCAAGAGGCCAGCTCCGAGGGGAGCCAACAGAAACGTCAGCCAGTTCGTCAGTGAGACTTCGGTCAAAGTGATATTGCCTGCTATGTAAGCGTTGACAGCTGAGCAATATTCGCCCGGCATGGCGGCATTCACGGCAAGTAAACTCATTCCCGCGATTCCCACGGCTATCACCCGATGGTTGCCATGGCAATCAAACGCGACTCCCAATACGACGAGCGAAATCAAGATTGAGAACGCCCCGAGCGCTTGATGCAGCATTCCGCTTTCTGTGCTGACTAGCGATGGCAACGCGGCAATCAGGAACGGCCATCCGAGGCAATGGACCAGGCAGCAGCCTGAGAACAGCATTGCAACTTTGTCTGCTCCTACGAAGTCGATTCGTTGGGATTTGGATACCATCAGATTCTGTCCCCTTTGAAACCCTGCGGCACTGGAATCGAATCGAGCAACTCAGCGACAACTGCTGTGGAATCGCCATGCTCCATTCCTAGTCGCACTCCGAGAACAGCCTGAGCTGTGGACTGCACATCATCGGGAGTCACAAAGTCTCGACTGGTGAGAAATGCTTTTGCCTGGCAGACACGTTGCCAGATCAGCAATCCACGGGGGCTGACTCCCAAATGAATTTGCGGATGTCGCCGGGTCGCGTCTCCCAAGTCCAGCAGATAATTTTGAATGCAAGGATCGACATAGGTTCTGGAGACAGCTTGTTGTGCGAGACGCAAGGAGTGTTCCGGAAGAAAAGTTCGAGTTTCGATATCATAAGACTGCTCATCCGAAACGGCAGATTCCAACAGGCGAAGTTCGTCAGCCCGAGCGGGATAACCAACGCTGAGCTTCATCGCAAAGCGATCGAGTTGTGCTTCTGGAAGCGGGTATGTGCCATGCTGGTCAATCGGGTTCTGAGTAGCAATGACGAAGAATTGTGACGAGAGAGGATAGCGTTCCGCGTCGACGGTCACTTGTCGTTCTGCCATCGCTTCCAGTAACGCACTTTGCGTTCGCGGAGTCGCCCGGTTAATTTCATCCGCGAGTAGAACATCTGCAAAGACCGGTCCTTGGCGGAACTCGAACTCATGTGCACGTTGATTGTAGATGCTGAATCCGGTGATGTCTCCCGGTAATAAGTCCGGTGTACATTGTACTCGAGAGAACTGGCCGCCAATTGCACCTGCTAAGGCTTTGGCGAGTATGGTCTTGCCGAGACCCGGCTTGTCTTCCAGTAGCAGGTGTCCTTGCGCCAATAAGCAGACAAGCTCCATCTCGACGACCTCAGGTTTTCCCTTAAGGACATGATTCAAGTGTGCAGCGACTTGCTCGAACGAAGCTCGGAGTTCCGAGACATCTTGAACAGGGGACTCGACAACGGTGCTGTTAGTATTCATGGTGTGCCGCTCCTGTGTACTCAACATGTTTCATCCTTTCGGCTTGCGAAACCTGATTTTGATCATCAGCCGCCTGACTTTGTTGGTATTCAGTCTGGAACCATTTCAAACTGCAACCTCGCTGACAGGTTTGGCAGATCTGAGCACAGTCCTTCTCGCTCGCTTTTGAGTGAGGTGCGTACGCAGCGGCATCAATAAGTTTTCGCAATGCATACAGCGATTGAGCAACGTTGATGTCGTTCGTTCGCGTCATCATTTCTCCAAGCCATTGATGATGAGTTTTGGACTTTTTAGGTGCCGCACCCGTCAGTTCAGCTCGTTGATGAAGCAAATTGAGAGTCAGGATCAAAGCTCGTTGTGGTCTCCACCAGAGACCAAGTTTCCAGCGAAATGTGTTCAGTAAATTCATCAACTGAAAACGATTGCGGTGCAAAGCCAGCAGTGCGATGAGTCCAATGAAACAGCCGAGCCAATTTCGGAGTACCCACATCATCGCCAGGAATATGCTGTTCGTGATCCGCTGTAAGAGGCTCGGCAATGGTTGTCTCACCTCATAACCGGGTGTCGCTTCAACGGTAACCCAATCCCAGCCGCCGACTTTCACTTCCGTCCAGAAGTGAACATCGTCTGCAAGGACCGGAGTGTGGAGAGACTGGGAATCGTACTGCTTTGGATCGGCATAGAAGCCGCTGACAACACGAGTCGAGTACCCGAGGCTACGTATAAGAAGAGCCGTCGCCGTGGCAAACTGATAGTCCGGTCCGCGTTGCGATGTGAACAGGAACTCTTCTACGGGCGAACAGCGGTTGCAAATGCACCCATCTCGCCGAATCCGTATTGCCCTCGATGAGCTGAGGCTCCAAACGCTGTATTTACAGCGGGATTGACGAGAGTGTATCCCGCTTCAGCAAGTGTGTCGCCATTTGGGAACGTCGCTGATGCAGCACCTGTAACGGCACTATCGTCGGTTGTGGCAGGCACATTCAAGACGCCATCCTGCCCAATGGTCTCCGACGGGCGGAGCAGGTTGCCGTCCGCATCGGTGTGGACGTAAGCCACAAGCCCCGCAGACTGATAAGGGTAATTGATTCGCAAGGCCACCATCCCCGGGGCGAGTGTACCAGTTGAAGTTGAAAGCATTGAATATGGACCTTCAGACGCCCTGGCAGGAGTCACTTCTTCAACCACTTTTCGCCATTCCGTGATTGTTTCGACTCCGGTTGTGGAGTCTCGATTACCGAAACCAACGAGTGGAATCACGACCGTCGTCTCGTTGGAAGGATTGGTGACGAGCGTCCCCGGGTATCGCACCATGTCGATGTCCGGATCGTAGATATAAACCGAAAAGAGCATTCGGTTGATGAGCGGCAAAGATTCTGGATTAGTCCCCACGGGAACCACCAATGCCGCTTCGGTGAAGAGACCACTATCAGTCAATGCGTCATGGAACTTTCCGGTTGGCGTATAAGGATGCCGCGACAATTCCATCGCTCCGACATCTGCCGCTTGTTGTACCACATTCGCTGAGAAGAACAGGAACCCCAGCGCAAGCATTGCACCCAGAAGGAAGGTTAAGATGAACGCGACGACGGCGAACTCAACAATCGCCTGGCCAATGCGACTTCGCAGGCTTCGCGTTGAAGGTGAGATGGCTTTTCGCATCGCGACGACTTCTTCTGGGAATTACACTTATGCACACAATGTGCATTTATCGTATTGTGGACTGGAGCCAATTACAAGAGCTTGGTGCTCGTGGAATTTCAACGTGGCGATCTTAGGCGATATCTGAAAAACCGAACATTGGCAAATATTCTCAACTGGTCTACCATTGCACTTGCACAACGTGTGCGATAGTCTTGTTGCTTGGTGGTTCAATTGCTGCATGGTCAGTTGGTCAATGAAAGAAGTGAGTAGCTGTATCGCATTTTCAACGAATCAGTCTCAATCGGGCCTGCGTTGCAGTCCGGTTGGAGAGTGTTTGGCGGTGCTACTGGCGGTGATCGTCTGCTTCACGGCGATGGGGTGGATGGTGACATTAGCGGGAACTCTTGCCGCCTGGATCATGTTAGCTGCTTGTGCCTGGATACTCTTAATCAAAAAGGAATGACATGTCCTCAGTAACAAATAAATTGCCGGTCACGCTGTTGTCGGGTTTTTTGGGAGCCGGAAAAACAACGTTACTCAATTATGTCTTACGCAACCGCGAGGGACTGCGGATTGCAGTCATCGTCAACGATATGAGTGAAGTCAATATCGATGCCACACTCGTCAAAGGAAACGAAGCTGCTTTGAGCCGGACTGATGAACAGTTGGTCGAAATGAGCAATGGCTGCATCTGTTGCACGTTGCGGGAAGATCTGTTGATCGAAATTTCGAAACTGGCGAGGCAGGGGCGTTTCGATTATTTGCTGATCGAATCGACAGGCATTTCTGAACCGCTTCCCGTCGCTGAAACGTTTACATTCGTCGATGAGGAGGGCGTTTCACTTGGTGATGTGTCACAACTCGACACGCTGGTCACCGTTATTGATGCTCGCAACTTTCCGCAGGAATTCAATTCGGTGGAAGATTTGCGTGATCGTCAGCTGGGATTGAATGAGGCTGATGATCGAGACATTTCCATGTTGCTGGTGGATCAGATTGAATTTGCCAATGTCATTCTCCTCAACAAAGTCGATTTGGTGACGACCGAAGAATGTCAGGCGCTCAAAGATCTCCTACAACAGTTGAACCCCGCAGCTTTGATTCTTGAAGCAGAGCATGGGCAAGTTCCATTAACTTCGATTCTGAATACAGGCCGATTTTCGACGAATTGGGCGGAACAGAATTCGGAATGGCTGCAAACGCCGCGCGGCGAGGAAGAAACCGAAACAGAAGAATACGGCATCAGCAGTCTCGTGTTTCGCGCCCGTCGTCCCTTCCATCCACAACGGCTTTGGGACTTCTTTGTTGAGAATCCTATGGCAGCCGGGATTCTGCGCAGCAAAGGCTATGTGTGGTTAGCGACTCGTTCGCAGGTTGCCGGATACTGGTCACACGCTGGGCAAGTGCTGAGTTGTGATCCCGCCGGAACCTGGTGGGTCAATACACCCCGTGAAGAGTGGCCGACAGATGATGATGAGTTGATCAAAGAGATAGAATCGCTGTGGGAAGAGCCGACTGGAGACGCCCGCCAGGAACTTGTCATCATTGGAGAAGGATTGGATCATCGTGCGATAATGCAAGCTTTGTCAGAATGTCTGCTGACGGACCTTGAGTTCATGGCGGGAGCGGAACTCTGGGATCGATTGGAAGATCCTTTCGTGGATTGGGCTGAAGTTTCACCTGAAGAAAATCTTGAAGCCGATAATGCTGCGATAACAAGTGCAACTTAAAAGAAAATGAGTGGTGTTTTTCCCAATTCCCGTTTAGACTGAGCGTTGCTTACAAGCACAAACACATTTACCTCAAAGACATTTATTCAGGAAATAATAATGAAGTTGAATTTACTCGTCACGTTTGGGATTTTGACCTGCTATTCAATGCTCGGCTGTACTGGTGGATCTGATCCAGTTGCACCTGCGACAGCGGAGAAGGGGCATGATGATCATGACCACCATGACCATGGAGAGGGTGCACACGATCACTTTGAAACGTTCTCGGAGGCAGTTGCGGACCTCGCTGCCAAACGGGATGCCATCAAAACTGCTATGGAAGCTGATGACCTGAAAAAGGCGGATGGTCCGGTCCATGCTCTTGGTCATACTTTGGAAGAGCTTGAAGAACTTGCGACGAAACAGGGACTCTCGGAAGAGAAATTGACTGAAGTCAAAGCTGCTCGTGATGCACTGTTCGAAGCATTTGCAGCGTTAGATGAAACGATTCACGGCAAAGCTGATGGAAAGAGCTGGGCAGACGTTTCAGCGGAGATTGATGCAGCGATTGCTCAACTCCAAACGCTCACCGCTGATGCTCCTAAGGAAGAGGAAGCGTCATCGTGAGGTTTTCATTTAAAAACCTGCTATTCCTTTTTCCGTTGCTAGCGATCCTCGTCGTGGCAAGCGGTTGTGGAGAGCAGGTTCCGGCTGAAGTCCTGGCGATCAGGTCTCGCCTGTTACTTGATGAAGAACCGACCGGAGCCATTACCATCGAACAAGCGCGGGAGCAGGTTGCTGAGTCTCCGGGCGAAATGGTTCTCATCGTGCGGGTGGGAAACCGAAACATCACCACCTGGTCGTCCAAAGACGAAGCGACTTTTTTCGTTTCAGAAGGATTTCCCGATTCGGATTACAACATCGGTCCTGACCACGATCCAAGTACGTGCCCGTTCTGTAAATGGAAGTGGAAAGAAGAGGACTCACTGGCAATTATTAAAGTCGTCGATGCAAGTGGAAACGTTGTCCCTTACTCCGCCGAACAGATCTTCGACTTCAAACCAGAAGATTTTGTGGTCGTCACCGGGAGTGGTGAACTTGATGAAGTGGGAACTTTGAACGTGCAGCTGGATGGGCTGTACAAGAGGCCTTCCACCTAACCATTATCGAAAGGCGAACTTAGTTCGCTGCTGGTTCCTCTGGGGGGGTCGTACAACTTCAGTTTTGGAGGTGCCTGGACTTCTACTGAGAGTGGCGACGATTCATAATCGTTATACTGCGGAAAGTCCTTTGCTCATTTGCGATTACTCTGTGTATGAAGCAGGCAGTACCTGAGACTGTCCTGCTTCTTTCGAAGATGCAGGGAGTGCTGCCAGAAGTTCACCGCTGCCAAGACTGGGGTCGATGACCGATGATTTTCGAAGGTGCGCGAGTGCTGACTCGGTTTGACCGGCTCTCAGTTGCAGCAGGCCAATGTTGCGATGAGCGGCAGCTGGTCCTTGAGCTTTTTCAAAGTAGACAAACGCCTCGTCGTATTTCCCCTGTTTTGCGCGGACCATTGCCAGATTGACAGCCGCTTTGAGATGGTTGGGCTGGAGTTCGAGTGCGCGTTTTAGCTTCACTGCTGCCTGTTCAGGTTCACCGCGTGAGTAGAGAAAGTACCCGAAGTCATTCAGGACATCCGCATCCTTGGGGGATTCAGCAATAGCCTTGGCGTACTCGCGTTGAGCAGCGTCGAGTCTACCTTGGCGGTCGTAGAGAACCGCTAATGGATGTGCGATTCCCTTGATCGTTGGATCAAACTTACGGGCCTGTTCGAATTGTGAAATGGCGTGTTCATCCTTCTCATGAGCTGCCAGTTCCAAGGCGGTTAATCGGCAAGCTTCCGCCTGAGTCTGCTGATCGATTGAACGTAAGCTCAGGCCGTCCTCAGTGCTACGGCCAATTGGCATGTATCCCGTCAAGCCCGTGCAACCACATGTGGTCACGAGTAGAACTGCGACTAGAGCGGTTTTGATAAAGGTGTAGCAGTCCTGTCTCGTGGCACATCGCGAATGGACTTGTGAAAATGTACTTCGCGGACAAGAGAAGCATTGGAGGTGCTCTAGAGCATCTTTCGAATTGGTTTGCAGGATCTTCCTCGTGGCGAACAGCATTTTTCCTAGAGAAATGCGTTCTTCACGGGCACACGGTCGAGCAAACTGCTCTAAAGATGTTTTGAGTCTTCGCAAATTCATTAGAAGTTTCCTCCGCCGCGAACATTACTCCCACCGGATCCGGTGCGACCGGTTCCTCCTTGTTGTCCGTTTCGTCCCATCCCGCCTTGCAGCAGTTGGTTGTAGACACGAGGAGCCTCGATTCCGCGAACACCAACTCGGTCAATCGGAGCGAGTATCACACGCTGATCGGCATCAGCAACTCCATTGGATATCAAAATCCTGACGAGGTCTTCACGACGCTGGTTGTTCAAGCTGTCTGTACGGGCGACCGCATCGTCAAGGGTCTCTTTGTCCCTTAATTCGACCGGTTCAGCTTCAAGGATGACGTGTTCCATTCGAGTCGGCAGCACCTCCGCAATCTTCGCGATATGCTGGCGTCCTTCTGGTCCCAATTGCCCTCCCCCGGAAAACCACTCATGTCGGCTGATCACGAAGTCATACCTCCGGGCTGAACAGATCATCTCATCTGCCCAACCATTGACATACGTGCCCGGTGGTGCCGGGATGGCATTCAATCCGAAATCTGCAGGGCGTTCACAGTCATC from Thalassoglobus polymorphus includes the following:
- a CDS encoding Fur family transcriptional regulator, which gives rise to MRNKHSQLSRVEAHSLLKKMGLRKTVARTNLLQCLAEQTSLKSQAEICELLAPHGFDTSTIFRGLTDLIEAGLVVRIDTGDRIWRFELHDRDPDGKLQPTHHPHAICTSCGEVICLQPELLEKLAQLVSGWSLSEFILSGVCPECQNQPEA
- a CDS encoding permease — its product is MTETLIGGFVLRFLQSLMNASPFILAGLVIAGVFHRLMGRDMTTRLFGGNSKRSLFQAWLIGMLLPVCSLGVIPVIREMRRIGLKGGTILAFAMAAPLFNPLSVLYGLTLSEPMAIVTFAFCSLIVVTGVGLIWDRMFPDSSASAPPTAEVGYGIKRMLAIGVSAAREAAGLSALYIFIGLIGVSSLGVIIPAGGLQNSMNGDNPIAPLTMTAVAVPVYATPLLAMSQLGMMFQHANSPGAAFVLLVLGAGMNLGLVFWMIRQYGWKKSGVWFGLLLVVVLGLAYGVDRPLYPHGIDAADHSHAFDIYCRPFKGAIPNVANAVIMKLQRDTPPFELYASLMLGCIVLVGILLNTLDRQHRIETWLESQPEVVEKSKFDIVVPGSVLGGLALVGLIATSIVGCYAYYPPPEDVLEEMRIAKAEALGSALSGDETHSKYWMEICDDWSRKLEVGTFLRDGKLSDYHRIKARIFREQLELLEHEVEDNEPEEVRKLVAKIGRTQLRLASAFSNER
- a CDS encoding MerC domain-containing protein, producing the protein MVSKSQRIDFVGADKVAMLFSGCCLVHCLGWPFLIAALPSLVSTESGMLHQALGAFSILISLVVLGVAFDCHGNHRVIAVGIAGMSLLAVNAAMPGEYCSAVNAYIAGNITLTEVSLTNWLTFLLAPLGAGLLIIAHFDNRRLLANSSPRRKKR
- a CDS encoding AAA family ATPase: MNTNSTVVESPVQDVSELRASFEQVAAHLNHVLKGKPEVVEMELVCLLAQGHLLLEDKPGLGKTILAKALAGAIGGQFSRVQCTPDLLPGDITGFSIYNQRAHEFEFRQGPVFADVLLADEINRATPRTQSALLEAMAERQVTVDAERYPLSSQFFVIATQNPIDQHGTYPLPEAQLDRFAMKLSVGYPARADELRLLESAVSDEQSYDIETRTFLPEHSLRLAQQAVSRTYVDPCIQNYLLDLGDATRRHPQIHLGVSPRGLLIWQRVCQAKAFLTSRDFVTPDDVQSTAQAVLGVRLGMEHGDSTAVVAELLDSIPVPQGFKGDRI
- a CDS encoding TadE/TadG family type IV pilus assembly protein, producing MRKAISPSTRSLRSRIGQAIVEFAVVAFILTFLLGAMLALGFLFFSANVVQQAADVGAMELSRHPYTPTGKFHDALTDSGLFTEAALVVPVGTNPESLPLINRMLFSVYIYDPDIDMVRYPGTLVTNPSNETTVVIPLVGFGNRDSTTGVETITEWRKVVEEVTPARASEGPYSMLSTSTGTLAPGMVALRINYPYQSAGLVAYVHTDADGNLLRPSETIGQDGVLNVPATTDDSAVTGAASATFPNGDTLAEAGYTLVNPAVNTAFGASAHRGQYGFGEMGAFATAVRP
- a CDS encoding GTP-binding protein, giving the protein MSSVTNKLPVTLLSGFLGAGKTTLLNYVLRNREGLRIAVIVNDMSEVNIDATLVKGNEAALSRTDEQLVEMSNGCICCTLREDLLIEISKLARQGRFDYLLIESTGISEPLPVAETFTFVDEEGVSLGDVSQLDTLVTVIDARNFPQEFNSVEDLRDRQLGLNEADDRDISMLLVDQIEFANVILLNKVDLVTTEECQALKDLLQQLNPAALILEAEHGQVPLTSILNTGRFSTNWAEQNSEWLQTPRGEEETETEEYGISSLVFRARRPFHPQRLWDFFVENPMAAGILRSKGYVWLATRSQVAGYWSHAGQVLSCDPAGTWWVNTPREEWPTDDDELIKEIESLWEEPTGDARQELVIIGEGLDHRAIMQALSECLLTDLEFMAGAELWDRLEDPFVDWAEVSPEENLEADNAAITSAT
- a CDS encoding tetratricopeptide repeat protein, with amino-acid sequence MNLRRLKTSLEQFARPCAREERISLGKMLFATRKILQTNSKDALEHLQCFSCPRSTFSQVHSRCATRQDCYTFIKTALVAVLLVTTCGCTGLTGYMPIGRSTEDGLSLRSIDQQTQAEACRLTALELAAHEKDEHAISQFEQARKFDPTIKGIAHPLAVLYDRQGRLDAAQREYAKAIAESPKDADVLNDFGYFLYSRGEPEQAAVKLKRALELQPNHLKAAVNLAMVRAKQGKYDEAFVYFEKAQGPAAAHRNIGLLQLRAGQTESALAHLRKSSVIDPSLGSGELLAALPASSKEAGQSQVLPASYTE